A genomic region of Daphnia carinata strain CSIRO-1 chromosome 5, CSIRO_AGI_Dcar_HiC_V3, whole genome shotgun sequence contains the following coding sequences:
- the LOC130696837 gene encoding uncharacterized protein LOC130696837: MQLFGWTLHSCWMLLTVISVCCCVDIGSSTDINEEVMEEQPWIWNDFKLAGVARKLHSILDNGVSEEDNDNMAAVNDDRVASRVALQQPATPIFATVSNFREKQQQEPHQPKQHRTELMAADSPYEDDVYDVESDQLVDDESGQYYGKPTSEMKRSKSSYNPSSEKHRPKQQRNSKAPLSSPLSSTESDEVLASPSSAISRDSAEPRVLPLLGFHTAINKINRQKEALLKKILRQAARRQSMKRSPNCMRKCIAQGLLHPAQCHSLC; encoded by the exons ATGCAGTTGTTCGGTTGGACCCTTCACTCCTGCTGGATGCTGCTGACAGTCATCTCTGTCTGCTGTTGCGTCGACATCGGCTCCTCCACAG acATCAATGAGGAAGTAATGGAAGAGCAGCCATGGATCTGGAACGACTTCAAGCTGGCGGGAGTGGCTCGCAAGTTGCATTCGATCCTGGACAATGGCGTCTCCGAAGAGGACAACGATAACATGGCGGCTGTAAATGATGACAGGGTGGCATCCAGGGTAGCGCTACAACAGCCAGCGACGCCAATCTTTGCAACAGTGTCCAATTTCAGGGAAAAACAGCAACAGGAGCCACACCAGCCGAAGCAGCACAGGACTGAACTGATGGCTGCTGATAGTCCTTACGAGGATGACGTCTACGACGTCGAATCGGATCAACTAGTGGACGATGAATCCGGACAGTACTACGGCAAACCAACTAGCGAGATGAAAAGATCTAAGTCGTCATACAATCCGTCATCTGAAAAACATCGTCCAAAACAGCAACGTAATTCGAAAGCTCCTCTTTCTTCGCCATTATCTTCGACAGAGAGCGACGAGGTACTTGCGTCACCTTCGTCGGCCATCAGCAGAGACTCAGCTGAGCCGAGAGTTCTGCCCCTCTTGGGTTTCCACACAGCCATCAACAAAATCAACAGGCAAAAGGAAGCCCTATTGAAGAAAATACTGCGGCAAGCCG CTCGCCGTCAGTCAATGAAAAGGAGCCCAAATTGCATGAGGAAATGCATCGCACAGGGCTTACTACATCCAGCCCAGTGTCATTCGCTGTGCTAG